The Desulfoscipio gibsoniae DSM 7213 genome contains a region encoding:
- a CDS encoding RHS repeat-associated core domain-containing protein produces the protein MNVDPFRLAQQGSSQENHIMKTTNLYKGAVAFPLFLVSMDSQDDLQVSVVASYQSNVKNMVENSNREFESSTLGLGWSMEVPRIIVKNRLVKESFDSSFYLVAEGGVYPLYRLGAEGDAISFYSVEHPYWKFYYFNASKESRWEIHKENGTVWVYGGDDSAIETRIHWDNWVGAASSNGGEAFPVGWSLTSVKSFAGNSIAYTYEKEEAQIGDCSYTRAIRLIKVVSTFGETAEIVYKDKEAFECVWPHSSKGSKNPYQFNCENKFIDSIQVKNREGQLLYVQQLGYDFYDIFQKGQLYKKRFLTSATQVCYKDANMVSVPSMKFEYETNRQNPNPGALLQVTYPYGQKYRYSYKNDTLPAGSPKVEFTKPGAEYTASVYHALNYTVVLFQNQNTNIVRVYTWNVAWQSYEDRDIAKETIEDVQIHLGSDFFVMSYKMVNQGTYCYRLYKNNSLRQGEWTNEKVIQLNEGSRPAFTCSGTFFAVKPKSQNTLIVYQFNYLTNTWKRQDLPVEGFDAQAISGGENFILGAFYRDNAKSMRLQSFYIDANHQWKNGYLQDIPLEVNWQLTSWNTVWSVGACQAAATFVAMKSQDTVTSKIVLLRWEELFRLKEIEVFTTEQKLGTKNPILTAITSDSIVGLAENIFRYSPGRWNKTSLLQVKQGAAYAYAYGTDLALAVEQVDNQQRFVAMRFDPYTNQWTSSGVPVSSVLPGDEPIYRPGVLGDYAVLGRGLFTRQPDESWKLIYTLPDRTDGSSIALSSGFLMYQLQNSRDTYAVFFRNNEFYKQVKVDNQTFFSKDDTFPNVGLYSFTTYTGDKMATARTITLHKIVNRDYSLKIDINYLNQVTLDTGFDEQSFYLSYKLSNAMFSGEVPQYSRVKVNQAAQTGEYGSTEYIYFNGLNPSNPEAVYPPNSEFCNARDYYSFFAGQLYCTTLFDDQGNMTNRDVNYLKAIDTNGFCILPHKVVQEIYLKPYSEDASGEWLCVSEEIETEYETVFGQKKKVTKINTNHKGEQTRISQNFKYAWEVYPEFKKRNYVSAVVSTTKRNDTKNLVLEATAKEWVQDGFGNWGESNTYAYTGKEDPNFQFNGSQKGWLKTNEVTSRLKNGSIVSQRALDGTVTTIIYDRLQGYPVAHFKNAGPGEVFYCGFESYEQNDLWSPVDKTVEKNLMFETGEFYGGNRCCWLNKGCGITFSIKSGSGKYMISCALKTSGSVEGSGVYFGDTFVPLEDTQNHWKIFYKVVDLGSVPGKVDIRIVPANSSGKILVDALFVTPMLCDAEAYVYNSFMLTIGKHRNRRDGSYVLHDVIQRPIMELTDAQNPLKASVFYNTGNGVNQNTVKGPDFTLTAEFPNGGQFTDFNRGDDYLKYWAVTEKGLQMRENTGTNYVFMFGTKLNTCQDISLSARGLKLHRNLDSWELHIGGTLIETVKMNEKADSDYTLIQFGERFTFLCNGAVLFSNKTGKSDPQPIKIESNNKLQLNYLMYAPEPAVKITYQDYVGKTLQDQSITEDGVLTMMPVYSPLGQASVLTKAVEAKNELWGYRSGFITDFNWDTGQLKGEAAEAYPEDGGFPYSRTKTTISPKPLPKELRQPGPVLSQHPVTMDYFTNLNQIFGGNINLPGGQYFVNLVKDGDGLSTYTVKDKLDNKLADWKVSEKDGTQNLTTYEYDDFGHQVLIKYPNYYDSNLSPSEREKFVSRIRYDFFGRIVERTDVDTGTTRLAYNSQGKLRFTQDAAGSKHGYYVYQMFDDRGNLTEIGSCSGVWDEAVLQEKADDPAFRPENSQWARKNYYDGTGDNRNLLGRLWKTLTYNGSEDHIVEEEFDYDSDGNMIMRKQKVLGQENVLTAVYDRKGNPVKQQADNKEEMSYVYNTQGQLKEVYSGGKCIAAYTYNPSGKLSTETFLPGEPNQLLRNYSYNSADWLCSIKDPFFDQQISYYDTDDKAIYSGKIKAVSNKFLNSKAGPGFLKEYRMEYDYDGLGRLLSAVNSMGNKFSLSASNQLAYDNNSNMRKENEQEMGYQSGSNMLVSRGADSFQYNEFGSVTKAKGLTLQYDKALQYVSSLVSETKQINTQFLYGGDGRKVAEVSQDMIKTNVHNVKGNLFVQTEQKTGKRSCCLAGVGGVFSLVENGKSYYLVKDYQSSVRGIYDGRGLCASYNYQIFGEYLGHVYEEPQAKGLISFGFTGQLRDKDTGLYQMHSRWYDPTVGRFYSIDPDRQYASPYIYGGSDWVNYMDPDGGWSWGVFAAITGGILLVVAGAVLTVASAGIASPLGAGLVMFGGTFLLGAGIGSVFYGISSAIKGEFDYKDWLITAGLAGAFASLTALSGMAIPAGFTMFGMSAAATNIVLEVGIGVVIGGADGVITNGCLNLVHGKSFTENWVQSMVIGAVIGGVSSAVFGLVGAGRNLKTLHTNGENHNVHIGLAGPKTQKLRHSMIAQDGGNWSDIWPGRGFGNPPRGVPFHGRNVDTVTIPRVPRNLVYNTGSNVFDLMTNNCTTYTTRTLATADLYAPLWARTPSTLYYWGKLVVLF, from the coding sequence TTGAACGTTGATCCGTTTCGTTTAGCACAGCAAGGCAGTTCCCAAGAGAACCATATTATGAAAACCACTAATTTGTACAAGGGTGCCGTAGCCTTTCCTCTGTTCTTAGTGTCTATGGATTCCCAGGATGACCTTCAGGTTAGTGTTGTAGCCTCCTACCAGAGCAATGTGAAAAATATGGTGGAAAACAGCAACAGGGAATTTGAAAGCTCTACCCTGGGGCTTGGATGGAGTATGGAGGTTCCCCGCATCATTGTAAAGAACAGGCTCGTAAAAGAAAGCTTTGACTCCTCCTTTTATTTGGTTGCCGAAGGCGGGGTTTATCCCTTGTACCGGTTGGGAGCAGAGGGAGACGCCATAAGCTTTTATTCCGTAGAACACCCTTACTGGAAATTCTACTATTTTAATGCCTCAAAGGAAAGCCGGTGGGAAATACACAAGGAAAACGGCACTGTCTGGGTCTATGGGGGCGATGATTCCGCCATTGAGACCCGAATCCATTGGGATAACTGGGTGGGTGCTGCTTCCTCCAACGGAGGGGAAGCTTTTCCCGTAGGCTGGAGCCTGACAAGCGTGAAAAGCTTTGCCGGAAACAGTATTGCCTACACTTATGAGAAGGAAGAAGCCCAAATCGGCGACTGCTCCTATACCCGGGCCATACGTCTTATTAAAGTAGTTAGTACTTTCGGAGAGACAGCAGAAATCGTATATAAGGATAAGGAAGCTTTTGAGTGTGTCTGGCCCCATTCCTCCAAAGGCAGCAAAAACCCTTACCAGTTCAACTGTGAAAATAAATTCATTGACAGCATTCAAGTTAAAAACAGGGAAGGACAGCTATTATATGTCCAGCAGCTGGGATATGATTTTTATGATATCTTTCAAAAAGGGCAGCTTTATAAAAAACGTTTTCTCACCTCTGCAACTCAAGTCTGCTATAAAGACGCAAACATGGTCTCCGTGCCTTCCATGAAATTCGAATATGAAACCAACCGGCAGAATCCAAATCCCGGCGCACTTCTTCAGGTCACCTACCCTTACGGTCAAAAATACCGGTATTCATATAAAAATGACACTTTGCCGGCCGGCAGTCCGAAAGTAGAGTTTACAAAACCCGGCGCCGAATACACAGCCTCGGTTTATCACGCCTTGAATTATACTGTGGTACTATTCCAGAACCAAAATACGAATATTGTCCGGGTATACACCTGGAATGTTGCATGGCAGAGTTACGAGGATAGGGATATTGCCAAAGAGACAATAGAAGATGTGCAGATCCATTTAGGCTCGGACTTTTTCGTCATGTCCTACAAAATGGTCAACCAGGGAACCTATTGCTACCGGCTGTATAAAAACAATTCTTTAAGACAAGGGGAATGGACCAACGAAAAAGTGATTCAGCTTAATGAGGGATCCAGACCGGCCTTTACGTGTTCAGGGACATTTTTTGCTGTTAAGCCAAAAAGTCAAAATACACTTATTGTTTACCAATTCAATTACCTGACCAATACATGGAAGCGCCAGGATCTGCCGGTGGAGGGCTTTGACGCGCAGGCCATATCCGGGGGTGAAAATTTTATCCTGGGGGCTTTCTACAGAGATAATGCAAAATCTATGCGCCTGCAGTCCTTCTATATTGATGCCAACCACCAATGGAAAAACGGATATTTACAGGATATACCACTGGAAGTCAACTGGCAGCTCACTTCATGGAATACCGTATGGTCTGTGGGAGCATGCCAGGCAGCGGCTACCTTTGTGGCCATGAAGAGCCAGGACACGGTAACCAGCAAAATAGTCCTGCTGCGCTGGGAGGAGCTGTTCCGTTTAAAGGAAATCGAGGTATTTACTACGGAACAAAAGTTGGGCACCAAAAATCCTATTTTAACAGCTATAACCAGCGACAGTATCGTGGGGCTTGCCGAAAACATCTTCCGCTACTCTCCCGGGCGCTGGAACAAAACCTCATTGCTGCAGGTAAAACAAGGGGCGGCCTATGCCTACGCTTATGGAACCGACCTTGCCCTGGCAGTGGAACAGGTTGACAACCAGCAGAGATTTGTTGCTATGCGATTTGACCCCTACACCAATCAATGGACTTCATCCGGTGTTCCTGTCAGCAGTGTACTGCCCGGAGATGAGCCCATCTATCGTCCTGGTGTACTGGGTGATTATGCAGTCTTGGGACGCGGTCTCTTTACCCGGCAGCCTGACGAAAGCTGGAAGCTGATCTACACATTACCGGACCGTACAGACGGCAGCAGTATAGCCTTGAGCAGCGGTTTTTTAATGTACCAGCTTCAGAACAGCAGAGACACTTATGCTGTATTTTTCAGAAACAATGAATTCTACAAGCAGGTGAAGGTGGATAACCAGACATTTTTCTCAAAGGATGATACCTTTCCAAACGTGGGCCTGTATTCTTTTACTACCTACACGGGTGACAAGATGGCCACAGCCCGGACAATAACCCTGCACAAAATCGTGAACAGAGATTATTCTCTAAAAATTGATATAAACTACCTGAATCAGGTTACCTTGGATACCGGCTTTGATGAGCAGAGCTTTTATTTGAGTTACAAGCTCAGTAATGCAATGTTTTCAGGGGAAGTCCCCCAATACTCCCGCGTAAAGGTGAACCAGGCTGCCCAAACCGGGGAATACGGCTCAACGGAGTACATCTATTTCAACGGTTTAAATCCCTCAAACCCCGAAGCGGTGTATCCTCCCAATTCGGAATTTTGCAACGCCCGCGATTATTACAGTTTTTTCGCCGGGCAGCTCTATTGCACGACCCTGTTTGATGACCAGGGGAACATGACAAACCGTGATGTCAATTACCTGAAGGCCATAGATACCAACGGCTTTTGCATTTTGCCCCATAAAGTTGTGCAGGAGATATATCTGAAGCCCTATTCTGAGGATGCAAGCGGTGAATGGCTTTGTGTCAGTGAGGAAATCGAAACGGAATATGAGACTGTTTTTGGCCAGAAGAAAAAAGTTACCAAAATCAACACCAACCATAAGGGAGAGCAGACCCGTATCTCCCAGAATTTTAAGTATGCCTGGGAAGTGTATCCGGAATTCAAGAAACGGAATTATGTGTCCGCTGTGGTTTCCACCACAAAGCGAAACGATACCAAAAACCTTGTGCTGGAGGCTACAGCCAAGGAATGGGTCCAGGATGGATTTGGCAATTGGGGTGAGAGCAATACCTATGCATATACAGGAAAAGAGGATCCCAATTTCCAATTTAACGGATCCCAAAAAGGATGGCTGAAAACCAATGAAGTTACCAGCCGCCTGAAAAACGGCAGTATTGTTTCCCAAAGAGCCTTGGATGGTACGGTTACTACCATTATTTATGACCGCCTGCAAGGCTATCCTGTGGCCCACTTTAAAAATGCCGGCCCCGGTGAAGTGTTCTACTGCGGTTTTGAATCCTATGAGCAAAACGATCTATGGAGTCCGGTAGATAAAACCGTGGAGAAGAATCTCATGTTTGAGACCGGAGAGTTCTATGGCGGGAACCGCTGTTGCTGGTTGAACAAAGGCTGCGGTATTACCTTTTCAATTAAAAGCGGCAGTGGAAAATACATGATTTCCTGTGCGTTGAAGACCTCAGGCAGCGTGGAGGGTTCCGGCGTTTATTTCGGGGATACCTTTGTGCCTCTTGAAGATACACAAAACCATTGGAAAATTTTTTACAAAGTCGTTGACCTTGGAAGTGTACCCGGAAAAGTAGATATCCGAATCGTCCCGGCCAATAGCAGCGGGAAGATCCTGGTGGATGCGCTGTTTGTGACTCCAATGCTGTGTGATGCCGAAGCCTATGTTTACAATAGTTTCATGCTCACCATCGGAAAGCACCGCAACAGGCGGGATGGCAGTTATGTTCTGCATGATGTGATCCAACGCCCGATCATGGAGCTTACGGATGCCCAGAACCCTCTAAAAGCCAGTGTGTTTTATAACACCGGTAATGGAGTCAATCAAAATACCGTAAAAGGGCCGGACTTTACGCTGACGGCGGAATTTCCCAACGGGGGTCAGTTTACTGATTTCAATCGCGGCGATGATTATTTGAAATATTGGGCCGTTACCGAAAAGGGTCTCCAAATGCGGGAAAATACCGGCACAAACTATGTGTTCATGTTTGGAACAAAGCTGAATACCTGCCAGGATATCAGCTTATCCGCCAGGGGGCTTAAGCTTCATCGCAACTTGGACAGCTGGGAGCTTCACATCGGGGGCACATTGATCGAGACGGTCAAAATGAACGAAAAAGCGGATTCGGATTATACTCTGATACAGTTTGGAGAGAGATTTACTTTTCTGTGCAACGGGGCCGTGCTCTTCAGCAACAAGACCGGGAAAAGTGATCCACAGCCCATCAAAATAGAAAGCAATAATAAGCTTCAGCTCAACTATCTGATGTATGCCCCGGAACCTGCCGTAAAGATAACTTACCAGGATTATGTTGGTAAAACTCTGCAGGACCAGAGTATAACTGAGGATGGTGTACTGACAATGATGCCGGTATATTCTCCTCTTGGGCAAGCCTCAGTCCTGACAAAGGCTGTGGAAGCCAAAAATGAATTGTGGGGCTATCGCAGTGGTTTCATAACCGATTTTAATTGGGATACAGGACAGTTGAAGGGGGAAGCGGCCGAAGCCTATCCGGAGGACGGGGGTTTCCCCTACAGTAGAACGAAAACCACAATTTCACCCAAGCCCCTGCCCAAAGAATTAAGGCAACCCGGTCCGGTTTTATCACAGCATCCGGTGACAATGGACTATTTCACCAACTTGAATCAGATTTTTGGCGGGAACATAAATCTGCCGGGAGGCCAGTATTTTGTAAATCTGGTGAAAGACGGGGATGGTCTCAGTACTTATACCGTTAAGGACAAGCTGGATAATAAACTGGCTGACTGGAAGGTTTCCGAAAAAGACGGTACTCAGAACCTTACAACCTATGAATATGACGACTTCGGCCATCAGGTTCTTATTAAGTATCCCAACTACTATGACTCAAACCTTAGTCCAAGCGAGCGTGAAAAGTTTGTAAGCCGGATCCGTTACGACTTCTTTGGACGAATCGTGGAACGGACGGATGTGGATACAGGCACGACCAGGCTCGCATATAACAGTCAGGGCAAACTGCGTTTCACCCAGGATGCCGCGGGAAGTAAGCACGGTTACTATGTGTACCAGATGTTCGATGACAGGGGGAACCTTACGGAAATCGGAAGCTGCAGCGGCGTATGGGATGAGGCTGTGCTGCAGGAAAAGGCCGATGATCCTGCTTTCCGTCCTGAGAACAGCCAGTGGGCACGGAAAAACTATTATGACGGAACTGGTGATAATAGAAACCTGCTGGGCAGGCTTTGGAAAACTCTTACTTATAACGGCAGCGAGGACCATATTGTCGAAGAAGAATTCGACTATGATTCCGACGGCAATATGATTATGCGCAAGCAAAAGGTCTTGGGACAGGAGAATGTTTTGACGGCGGTGTACGACCGCAAGGGGAACCCCGTGAAACAGCAGGCAGATAACAAAGAGGAAATGAGCTATGTTTATAATACCCAGGGGCAGCTAAAGGAAGTGTACTCCGGGGGAAAATGCATAGCGGCATACACCTATAATCCGTCCGGAAAGCTGAGTACGGAAACCTTCCTGCCCGGTGAGCCCAATCAGCTTCTGCGGAATTATTCCTATAACAGTGCAGATTGGCTTTGTTCTATCAAGGATCCATTTTTTGACCAGCAGATCAGCTATTATGACACTGACGATAAAGCCATTTATTCAGGCAAGATAAAAGCTGTAAGCAACAAATTCTTAAATTCCAAGGCCGGTCCCGGCTTTTTAAAAGAATACCGCATGGAATATGACTACGATGGACTGGGGCGGCTGTTGTCTGCTGTCAATTCAATGGGGAATAAGTTCAGCTTAAGTGCTTCAAATCAATTGGCCTATGACAATAACAGCAATATGCGCAAAGAAAATGAACAGGAAATGGGTTATCAAAGCGGCAGTAATATGCTGGTTTCCCGAGGCGCCGACAGTTTTCAATATAACGAATTTGGAAGCGTCACCAAGGCCAAGGGGCTTACTTTGCAATATGATAAAGCTCTGCAGTATGTATCCTCCCTGGTTTCGGAAACCAAACAAATCAATACACAGTTTTTATATGGAGGTGATGGCCGAAAGGTAGCAGAGGTGTCACAGGACATGATAAAAACTAATGTCCATAACGTGAAGGGGAACTTATTTGTTCAAACGGAGCAAAAGACAGGGAAGCGCTCTTGCTGCCTGGCAGGTGTCGGCGGCGTATTTTCCCTGGTGGAGAATGGTAAATCCTACTATTTGGTTAAGGATTACCAGTCCTCTGTAAGGGGGATATACGACGGTCGAGGTTTGTGTGCTTCTTACAATTACCAGATTTTTGGCGAGTATTTGGGTCATGTCTACGAAGAACCACAGGCAAAAGGATTGATCAGCTTTGGATTTACCGGGCAATTGCGGGATAAGGACACCGGTTTGTATCAAATGCATTCCAGGTGGTATGACCCAACGGTGGGAAGGTTTTATTCCATCGATCCCGACAGGCAGTATGCCAGCCCTTACATTTATGGCGGCTCCGACTGGGTCAACTATATGGACCCTGACGGCGGTTGGTCGTGGGGTGTTTTTGCGGCAATCACAGGAGGTATTTTACTTGTTGTTGCGGGTGCGGTCCTTACGGTTGCTTCCGCAGGTATTGCCTCTCCCCTGGGAGCCGGACTTGTTATGTTCGGCGGCACCTTTTTATTGGGTGCAGGGATCGGCAGTGTCTTTTATGGTATAAGCTCTGCTATAAAAGGTGAGTTTGACTATAAGGATTGGCTCATCACTGCCGGTCTGGCGGGAGCCTTTGCCAGTCTAACAGCTTTGTCCGGTATGGCAATACCTGCAGGCTTTACAATGTTTGGTATGAGCGCCGCCGCCACCAATATTGTCCTGGAAGTTGGGATAGGCGTTGTGATCGGTGGTGCCGACGGAGTAATAACAAACGGCTGCTTAAATCTCGTCCACGGAAAGAGTTTTACAGAAAACTGGGTCCAAAGCATGGTAATCGGTGCTGTTATAGGCGGTGTCTCTTCAGCCGTATTCGGGCTGGTAGGTGCCGGACGCAATTTGAAAACTCTTCATACCAATGGGGAAAACCATAACGTGCATATAGGCTTGGCCGGCCCCAAAACACAGAAACTGAGGCATTCCATGATTGCCCAGGACGGAGGTAATTGGTCTGATATTTGGCCGGGGCGGGGATTTGGAAATCCTCCTCGTGGGGTACCATTCCACGGTCGCAATGTTGACACGGTCACCATTCCAAGAGTGCCCAGGAATTTGGTTTATAATACCGGCTCTAATGTCTTTGACCTTATGACTAATAACTGTACTACCTATACCACCAGAACTTTGGCGACAGCGGATCTTTATGCACCCCTGTGGGCAAGGACTCCCAGTACCCTGTATTACTGGGGAAAATTAGTAGTTCTTTTCTAG
- a CDS encoding TetR/AcrR family transcriptional regulator: MGPKTKFTKGQIIDAAFEIAKTEGIDNVTMRKIAQEMGSSVAPIYANFQDTNELMEALIGRIISVSQQLFIEESTGDPFYDMGRASLRFAMEYKVLFRDLVMKNNCYMKSYDEKMIPVLIEEMKKDPEMEGFTVDELKTILLKMRIFQLGLSVMVANDLLPNNYDKQDLIDILSSTANDVILSARLSKNQLK; encoded by the coding sequence ATGGGACCCAAAACAAAATTTACAAAGGGGCAAATAATTGATGCAGCCTTTGAAATAGCTAAAACAGAAGGAATTGACAATGTAACCATGAGAAAAATCGCCCAAGAAATGGGCAGCTCCGTTGCTCCTATCTATGCGAATTTCCAGGACACCAATGAACTGATGGAAGCTTTAATAGGGAGGATTATCAGCGTTAGCCAACAGCTTTTTATCGAAGAAAGCACGGGGGACCCCTTCTATGATATGGGAAGGGCAAGTCTAAGGTTTGCCATGGAGTATAAGGTACTCTTCAGAGATTTAGTTATGAAAAATAATTGCTACATGAAAAGCTATGATGAAAAAATGATACCAGTTTTAATTGAAGAGATGAAAAAGGACCCCGAGATGGAAGGTTTCACAGTGGACGAGTTAAAAACAATATTATTGAAAATGAGGATATTTCAATTAGGACTTTCGGTAATGGTTGCCAACGACTTACTGCCAAATAACTATGATAAGCAAGACTTGATAGATATCTTATCAAGTACGGCTAATGATGTGATCCTGTCAGCCAGACTTAGTAAAAATCAATTGAAATAG
- a CDS encoding serine hydrolase domain-containing protein, translated as MFKRIKYLTFVGFLIFYVLTLSTTVASASNIQDTSLEDFFDNTMNFKIDKYHIPNATVSVVKDGEIVYKKGFGLADIENNIPVDADTTLFRIGSTSKLITWTAVMQLVEAGKLDLNTDINAYLDFEISPQLQKPLQKTIAKPITMTHLMTHTPGFEDYPDMLFRLSADELMPLNEYVRNYLPARIFPAGEVAAYSNYGTALAGYIVERLSGMPFSDYVEKNIFTPLNMNNSTYRQPPTLDSPALIAKPYRFINGSYTEASSEYIMLDPAGSMSSTASDMANFMIAHLSGGAYSEGQILKEETVKEMHEQHFTYDPTLGGMTLGFMEGVFNDKEVLFHGGSTMLYNAGLYLVPEVNTGIFISYSGGNLLLHSEVFQEFMDFYYPIKAEIKGVPDEGSRERANKFIGEYQMNRRSVTTDEKIVGILAGGVINVNVNEDGYLLVTNGGETNKFIEIESGVYQNLREGRTQDAFGQFHKIIFKTDPFGKIMLTTDGPMTYSKAPFYSTMSFTALAAIIIMLIIFISLTYWIIIKILGLFRRRKNKNSEFSVIASWVGICTSIIILILFANIFSSGIDPVYQLPKEAYMPAEGNPLLDFIPTLMWIFSCLLVLFTVIVWKKGIGRRIAQVHYSIFTLAVLGLMWLISYWNIFN; from the coding sequence ATGTTTAAAAGAATTAAATATCTTACCTTCGTTGGCTTTTTGATATTCTATGTTTTGACCTTATCAACAACTGTTGCTTCTGCAAGTAATATTCAAGATACCAGCTTAGAAGACTTTTTTGACAATACAATGAATTTTAAGATAGATAAATATCATATTCCAAATGCGACAGTATCGGTTGTGAAGGATGGTGAAATTGTATATAAGAAAGGATTCGGCTTGGCGGATATTGAGAATAATATCCCGGTTGATGCCGATACCACCCTTTTTCGTATTGGTTCCACTTCCAAATTGATTACATGGACTGCGGTGATGCAGCTTGTTGAAGCTGGCAAGCTGGATCTAAACACAGATATAAATGCATATTTAGATTTTGAAATATCACCACAGCTTCAAAAACCCCTCCAGAAAACTATAGCAAAACCGATAACAATGACCCATTTGATGACCCACACCCCTGGCTTTGAAGATTATCCTGACATGCTTTTCAGACTTTCGGCAGATGAACTTATGCCTCTGAATGAATATGTACGGAACTACCTGCCTGCAAGGATATTTCCCGCTGGTGAAGTTGCTGCCTATTCAAATTATGGTACTGCTTTGGCAGGTTATATTGTAGAAAGATTATCTGGCATGCCCTTTTCAGATTATGTTGAAAAAAATATTTTCACGCCTTTGAATATGAATAACAGTACCTACCGGCAACCTCCAACGCTGGATTCGCCGGCCCTTATCGCCAAACCCTACAGATTTATTAATGGGTCATATACTGAAGCAAGTTCCGAATATATCATGCTCGACCCGGCAGGTAGTATGAGCAGTACCGCCTCAGATATGGCCAATTTCATGATAGCCCATTTATCTGGTGGCGCTTATAGCGAAGGACAAATCCTTAAGGAAGAAACCGTAAAAGAAATGCATGAGCAGCACTTTACCTATGATCCGACGTTGGGAGGTATGACTCTTGGATTCATGGAGGGGGTCTTTAATGACAAAGAGGTACTTTTTCATGGTGGGAGTACTATGCTCTATAACGCAGGTCTTTACTTGGTGCCGGAAGTGAATACAGGAATTTTTATTTCCTACAGTGGTGGTAATTTGCTTCTCCATTCCGAGGTTTTTCAAGAGTTTATGGATTTTTACTATCCAATTAAAGCTGAAATAAAGGGAGTACCTGACGAAGGCAGCCGGGAAAGGGCTAATAAGTTTATAGGTGAATACCAGATGAACCGGAGAAGTGTTACAACTGATGAGAAAATTGTCGGCATTTTAGCTGGGGGTGTTATTAATGTTAATGTGAATGAGGATGGATATCTCCTGGTAACTAATGGCGGAGAAACAAATAAATTTATTGAAATTGAGTCCGGTGTCTATCAGAATCTCAGAGAAGGAAGAACCCAGGATGCCTTTGGCCAGTTTCATAAAATTATATTTAAAACAGATCCTTTTGGCAAAATAATGTTAACCACCGATGGACCCATGACATATTCGAAAGCTCCATTTTATTCAACTATGAGCTTTACAGCATTAGCCGCAATAATCATAATGCTAATCATATTTATTTCGCTTACTTACTGGATAATTATAAAGATTTTGGGGTTGTTCAGACGGAGAAAGAATAAGAACTCTGAGTTTTCTGTCATTGCCTCTTGGGTTGGAATTTGTACCAGTATCATCATCCTGATTTTATTCGCCAACATATTTTCTTCAGGCATTGATCCTGTATACCAATTGCCAAAAGAAGCATACATGCCTGCAGAAGGAAATCCGTTACTTGATTTTATACCAACACTTATGTGGATTTTTAGTTGTCTACTGGTGCTTTTTACAGTGATTGTATGGAAAAAGGGAATTGGGAGGCGGATTGCCCAAGTTCATTACAGCATATTTACTTTGGCAGTTCTGGGATTGATGTGGCTAATCAGTTATTGGAATATATTTAATTAG